A DNA window from Paramormyrops kingsleyae isolate MSU_618 chromosome 10, PKINGS_0.4, whole genome shotgun sequence contains the following coding sequences:
- the LOC111847944 gene encoding pterin-4-alpha-carbinolamine dehydratase 2 isoform X2 has protein sequence MELKATGWIEVDNRDALYKELDFKTFNQAFGFMSRVALQAEKMNHHPEWFNVYNKVQITLTTHDCGGLSKKDIKLAKFIDKVALTM, from the exons ATGGAGCTGAAGGCCACGGGATGGATTGAAGTGGACAACCGTGATGCTCTTTACAAGGAGCTGGATTTCAAGACCTTCAATCAG GCTTTTGGATTCATGTCACGAGTGGCTCTGCAAGCGGAGAAGATGAATCATCACCCTGAGTGGTTTAACGTCTATAATAAG GTTCAGATAACACTGACTACACATGACTGTGGAGGGTTATCAAAAAAAGATATCAAACTTGCCAAGTTCATAGACAAAGTGGCTCTGACTATGTAG
- the LOC111847944 gene encoding pterin-4-alpha-carbinolamine dehydratase 2 isoform X1 — protein sequence MPWLMFTRMSGSVLHCPLFKVCNTLLPRHASKMASDSHWLTASEREQLLMELKATGWIEVDNRDALYKELDFKTFNQAFGFMSRVALQAEKMNHHPEWFNVYNKVQITLTTHDCGGLSKKDIKLAKFIDKVALTM from the exons ATGCCTTGGTTAATGTTTACACGTATGTCTGGTAGTGTATTGCATTGTCCTCTTTTCAAAGTTTGCAACACACTTCTGCCAAGGCACGCCTCAAAAATG GCTTCAGACTCTCACTGGCTCACTGCCTCAGAAAGGGAGCAGCTTCTCATGGAGCTGAAGGCCACGGGATGGATTGAAGTGGACAACCGTGATGCTCTTTACAAGGAGCTGGATTTCAAGACCTTCAATCAG GCTTTTGGATTCATGTCACGAGTGGCTCTGCAAGCGGAGAAGATGAATCATCACCCTGAGTGGTTTAACGTCTATAATAAG GTTCAGATAACACTGACTACACATGACTGTGGAGGGTTATCAAAAAAAGATATCAAACTTGCCAAGTTCATAGACAAAGTGGCTCTGACTATGTAG